The following are from one region of the Gossypium hirsutum isolate 1008001.06 chromosome D03, Gossypium_hirsutum_v2.1, whole genome shotgun sequence genome:
- the LOC107950170 gene encoding cyclin-dependent protein kinase inhibitor SMR3 — MYSKLKPVPFMGVSTTMELSFLVRPPLEFNEDCGTATNVKQEEEEEKSKLVMMGTSESEVVAAANDDQDENDNDGFKTPTSFDHKIPAATILKCPPAPRKPKSLPIISSPAKRKSLRRRILLDLTKEIESLFPPALIADLGNKIKKVRQGSDFK; from the coding sequence ATGTACTCAAAATTAAAACCAGTTCCATTCATGGGTGTCTCAACTACCATGGAACTCAGTTTCTTGGTTAGGCCTCCTCTAGAATTCAATGAAGATTGTGGAACTGCAACTAATGttaaacaagaagaagaagaagagaagagcaAGTTGGTGATGATGGGTACATCTGAATCTGAGGTGGTTGCTGCTGCTAATGATGATCAAGATGAAAACGACAACGATGGGTTCAAGACTCCTACTTCGTTCGACCATAAAATCCCAGCCGCCACCATCCTCAAGTGCCCACCTGCACCAAGGAAACCAAAATCCCTCCCCATTATATCGTCACCAGCAAAACGAAAATCGCTTCGCAGGAGAATCCTACTTGATTTGACGAAAGAGATCGAGTCTTTGTTCCCTCCAGCTCTTATTGCAGATCTAGGGAACAAGATTAAGAAAGTCAGACAAGGAAGTGACTTcaaatga